A window of Gloeocapsa sp. PCC 73106 contains these coding sequences:
- a CDS encoding DUF3611 family protein gives MINFFKSNKSPIPPSQMARNLRRFGWFCLLLQGFLGFLPIFVILIRVLFSQNRFRTSLGPFLAIAALLGLLLAMYWSFHYVRLGRKLETTSISRVKIIRTLWLGLNINIVGMICAVFIAMGKIGILTLNLLRLPQGATVITSGARGDSLDYKAFLTPSDLIMVQAMICTIAAELVGIIIALLLMHQITRKTT, from the coding sequence ATGATTAATTTTTTTAAGTCAAATAAGTCACCCATTCCTCCTAGTCAGATGGCTAGGAATCTGCGACGCTTTGGTTGGTTTTGCTTGTTGCTACAGGGGTTCCTGGGATTTCTTCCCATTTTCGTGATCTTGATTCGAGTGTTGTTTAGCCAAAATAGATTTCGGACTTCTCTGGGACCATTTTTGGCGATCGCTGCTTTACTAGGACTGTTATTAGCTATGTATTGGTCTTTTCACTACGTACGTCTAGGGCGCAAACTCGAAACTACTTCTATCTCCAGAGTCAAAATAATTCGCACGCTCTGGCTAGGCTTAAATATCAACATTGTGGGTATGATCTGCGCTGTTTTCATCGCTATGGGGAAAATAGGTATCTTAACCCTAAACCTGTTGAGATTGCCCCAGGGCGCCACGGTAATCACCTCGGGAGCTAGAGGTGACTCACTAGACTATAAGGCCTTCCTGACACCCTCTGATTTAATTATGGTTCAGGCGATGATTTGTACGATCGCCGCCGAGCTAGTAGGGATTATTATCGCTTTGTTGTTAATGCATCAAATTACCCGCAAAACAACTTAA